The genome window GCGCCAGCGCGACGATGGCCGTAGCCTGACCTTCTGCGCGGTTGATCGACGCCTGCTTTTCGCCTTCCGAGCGGGCAATGTTCGCTTCGCGCTCGCCGCTGGCAATATTGATCTGCTCCTGCTTGCGCCCTTCCGAAGCGGCAATCAGTGCGCGCTTTTCGCGCTCGGCCGTAATCTGCGCCTGCATCGCATGCAGAATCTCCTTGGGCGGCGTCAAATCCTTGATTTCATAACGCAATACCTTGACTCCCCAATTCGCCGCCGATTCATCAATAGCATTCACGATGGCCGTATTGATATGGTCGCGTTCTTCAAATGTCTTGTCGAGTTCCATTTTACCGATCACCGAACGCAAGGTCGTTTGCGCCAGTTGCGTAATGGCGGCAATATAATTCGACGAGCCATACGAAGCACGCATGGCGTCGGTAATCTGAAAATACAGAATGCCATCGACCTGTAATTGCGTATTGTCACGCGTAATGCATACCTGCGGCGGCACGTCGAGCGGAATTTCCTTGAGCACGTGCTTGTAGGCGATACGGTCGACAAAAGGCACGACGATATTCAGGCCCGGCCCCAATACCGCGTGGAACTTGCCCAGGCGCTCCACCACCCAGGCATGCTGCTGCGGCACCACATTGACCGTCTTGAAGACAAATACCAATGCCAGCAATAACAAGATCAGCGACATGCTTCCGATGCTTACTTCCATAATCTACTCTCCAGGTTATCCAACAATCAAACGGCTGCCACGCACGGCACGGATGGTGTAATGACCTGCCTGCGTATCGCTGCCGGGAATCAGTTCCACATCCCACAAGGCGCCGCGGTACATCACGCGCGCCGCGCCATCGACCCAATGCGCGACCGCCACGCTTTGGCCGATATCGAGGTTCACATTCGGATCCTGCGCCGCATCGCGCCGCGCCGCCCTGCCAAAACGGCTGCGCCGCAATAACAGCGTGGCCGCCACGCCGACAATAGCGGCCGTCACGGCTTGCCAGCCGCCATTGCCGCCCGCCAGCGCCACCAATCCTCCGGCACTGATGCCGATGGCGATCATCAGCAAATAAAACGTGCCCGTAAACAGTTCCAAGATCAATACCGCGCCAGCCGCCACAAACCAGCCTACCCATTCAGCCATGATGCCTCCATCCTTGTGAATCCGAAAATAAAAAACCCCGCAGCCTATATAAGCGACGGGGTTTAATGCGCAGTACAGCCTGATATTCTTCTTGCCAAACACCTATATACAAGCAGTCTAACGCAATTCCTGATGGCGTCAATAGCCGGGGGCGAATTAGCGCCGCCGGCCTGGCAATTACTCTTCCAGCAGGCTGCGCAACATCCATGCCGTCTTTTCATGCACATCGAGGCGCTGCGTGATCAGGTCGGCCGTCGGCTGGTCATTGGCTTTTTCCAGCAGCGGGAACAAGCGGCGCGCCGTGCGCGCGGTCGCTTCCTGTGCCGATACCAGGTGGCTGACCATGTCCAGCGCCGGCGGCACGCCGTCGATTTCCTTGATCGAGGCCAGCTTGACGAATTCCTTGTAGGTGCCCGGCGCCGGATAGCCGAGGGCGCGGATGCGCTCGGCGATCAGGTCCAGCGCGCCCCACTGCTCCGTGTATTGCGTCATGAACATCAGGTGCAGGGTGTTGAACATCGGCCCCTTGACGTTCCAGTGGAAATTATGCGTCATCAGGTACAGGGTATAGCTGTCGGCCAGCAGGCCGGACAGGCCTTCCGCGATCTTCGCGCGGTCCGCCTCGGAAATGCCGATGTCGATCTTTGCAACTTTGCTCGGTTTCTTGCTTGCCATGAGAACTCCCGTTTCAATGTATTGGTGGAATCATTTTAGCTGATCTGGCGCAAGCCCATCGAATACTGCCGTGCGCCGCATGGCAGGCGTAAAAAAACCCGCTGCCAGGTGAGCGGCAGCGGGTTTTCAGAGGGCAGATGCTTACGCTTTCAGCGCGGCTAGCTTTTGCCAGGTGTCGATCACCGAGTCGGGATTCAGGGACATCGATTCGATGCCCTGCTCCATCAGCCAGACGGCGAAGTCGGGGTGATCCGAAGGACCCTGACCGCAAATGCCGATGTACTTGCCGCGCGCCAGGCAAGCCTTGATGGCCAGCGACAGCAGGGCTTTCACGGCTGGGTCGCGTTCGTCGAAGTCGGCGGCCAGCAATTCCATGCCGGAATCGCGGTCCAGGCCCAGGGTCAGCTGGGTCAGATCGTTCGAACCGATCGAGAAGCCGTCGAAATGGTCGAGGAACTGGTCGGCCAGAATCGCGTTCGATGGCACTTCGCACATCATGATGACGCGCAAGTCGTTCTCGCCGCGCTTCAAGCCATTTTTCGCCAGCAGGTCGATGACTTTCTCGGCCTGGCCCAGGGTGCGCACGAATGGCACCATGATTTCCACGTTCGTCAGGCCCATGTCATTGCGCACGCGCTTCATCGCTTCGCATTCCATGTTGAACGCTTCGGAGAAGTCGGCCGACAGGTAGCGCGCCGCGCCGCGGAAGCCCAGCATCGGGTTTTCCTCGTCCGGCTCGTAGCGCGAACCGCCGATCAGCTTCTTGTACTCGTTCGACTTGAAGTCGGACAGGCGCACGATGACTTTTTTCGGCCAGAATGCGGCGGCGATGGTGGCGATGCCTTCGGCCAGCTTGTCGATGTAAAACGCTTTCGGCGAAGCGTGGCCGCGCGCCACCGATTCCACGGCCTTTTTCAGGTCGGCGTCGATGTTCGGGTATTCCAGGATCGCGCGCGGGTGCACACCAATATTGTTATTGATGATGAATTCCAGGCGCGCCAGGCCCACGCCCGCATTCGGCACGGACTGGAAGTCGAACGCCAGTTGCGGATTGCCCACGTTGAGCATGATCTTGGTGTCGAGCTTCGGCAATTCGCCACGCGACACTTCCGACACTTCCGTTTCCAGCAAGCCATCGTAGATCTTGCCTTCGTCGCCTTCGGAGCACACCACGGTGACAAAGGTGCCGTCTTTCAGCACGTCGGTGGCGTTGCCGCAGCCGACGACAGCAGGCACACCGAGTTCACGCGCAATAATTGCTGCGTGGCAAGTACGACCGCCACGGTTGGTGACGATGGCCGCAGCGCGCTTCATGACCGGCTCCCAGTTCGGGTCCGTCATGTCGGCAACGAGGACGTCGCCTGGCTGCACGCGCTCCATGTCGGCCGGATCGTGGATCACGCGCACGGGGCCGGCGCCGATCTTCTGGCCGATGGCGCGGCCGGACGTCAGCACGGTACCCGTGCTTTTCAGCTTGAAGCGTTCCTGCACGTCCGTCGCCTTTTGCTGCGACTTGACGGTTTCAGGACGCGCTTGCAGGATGTACAGCTTGCCGTCGCGGCCATCCTTGCCCCACTCGATGTCCATCGGACGGCCGTAGTGGTTCTCGATGATGACGGCGTACTTTGCCAGTTCCACCACTTCGCTGTCGTTCAGCGAGTAGCGGTTGCGCATTTCGACGGGCACGTCGACGGTTTTCACGGAACGGCCGGCTTTCGCTTCGTTCGTAAATTCCATTTTCAGCAGCTTGGAGCCGATATTGCGGCGGATCACAGGCGACTTGCCTTTTTCCAGCATCGGTTTGTGCACATAGAATTCGTCGGGATTGACGGCGCCCTGCACCACGGTCTCGCCCAGGCCATAGCTGGAGGTGACGAAGACCACGTCCTTGAAGCCCGATTCCGTGTCGATGGTGAACATCACGCCGGCCGCGCCCAGGTCGGAACGCACCATGCGCTGCACGCCGGCCGACAAGGCCACTTCCGCGTGCGTAAAGCCCTTGTGCACGCGGTACGAGATGGCACGGTCGTTGTACAGCGAGGCGAACACCTGTTTCATGGCGTCGAGCACGTTGTCGATGCCGACCACGTTCAGGAAGGTTTCTTGCTGACCAGCAAACGACGCGTCCGGCAAGTCTTCCGCCGTGGCCGAGGAACGCACGGCAAACGACATTTCCGTGTCGGAATCGGCCACCAGCTTGGCATAGAACTGGTCGATTTCAGCGGCCAGGCGTGGCTGGAATGGCGTTTCCACGATCCATAGCCGGATCTCGGCACCGGCTTGCGCCAGCGAGCGCACGTCATCGATGTTCAGCCCTTCGAGGCGCTGGGCGATGCGTTCGGCCAGCGGCAAGCCGCCGTTGGCGCTATACGACAGGAAATCGCGGAATGCCTGCGCCGTGGTGGCAAAGCCACCGGGCACGCGCACGCCGGCTTCCGCCAGCTGGCTGATCATTTCGCCCAGGGAGGCGTTCTTGCCGCCGACGGATTCGACATCCGTCATGCGCAAATGCTCGAACGAGGCAACATACACCGCGTCCTTGTCTTCCTGCTGTTGCGATACTGCGTTGGTCATAATGACACCCTTACTGATGATAGAAATCTTTACGCGCGGTGCACGGACAGTCTTCTTGTTATTCTTGGCGTCGTGCAGCACAATCATACCGTTGCAGCCATTTTACCTTGTGCGGCGCAAATTGACGACGCACAATCTTGATCCGAAAACCCATGACACAAGATCCACGCCCCCCCCTGCCCTCCGCGGCCCGCACCGTCTTCTTCGTTTCCGACGGCACCGGCATTACCGCCGAGACCTTCGGCCACTCGGTGCTGACGCAGTTCGATCTGCGTTTCCGCCAGATCCGCCTGCCCTTCATCGATACCATGGACAAGGCCTACGAGGCGGCGCGCAAGATCAACGAAGCCTTCGTCACCGATGGCCAGCGCCCGATCATTTTCTCCACCCTGGTGAAGAACGACCTGTCGGCCGTGATCCGCAAGTCCAGCGGCATGCACATGGACCTGATCCAGACCTTTGTCGCCCCGCTGGAGCAGGAACTGGGCGTGATGTCGACCCACACCATCGGGCGCTCGCACAATATCGTCGACAGCGAAGAATACAAAAATCGCATCGAGGCGATCAACTATTCGCTGGCGCACGACGATGGCCAGTCGCACAAGAACCTGTCCTCGGCCGATGTCATTCTGGTGGGTGTTTCGCGCTCTGGCAAGACCCCGACCAGCCTGTACCTGGCCATGCAATACGGCATCAAGGCAGCCAATTATCCGCTGATTCCCGACGATTTCGAGCGCGACAAGCTGCCATCGGCCCTGCTGGAATTTAAGAATAAAATTTTTGGATTAAGCATTACGCCCGAACGTTTGTCGGAAATACGCAACGAAAGACGCGCCGGAAGCAAGTATGCGGCCATCGAAAATTGCCGTTACGAGGTCAACGAGGCGGAAAAAATGATGAAACGCGAAGGTATCCGCTGGCTCTCCTCGACCACCAAGTCGATCGAAGAAATCTCCACGACGATCCTGCAAGAAATCAAGCCGAACCGCCGCGAGTATTGACACAGAAGGCTCCGCCGCGTAGCGCAGGCATCACGTCGAAAGCAAGGTGTCTGCAATAAAACGTGAGGTGGCCCAGGCTATCGCCTGTTGAAGTGGCACTGCCGCTGGCCGAGGTCTTGCCAGTGGCTTGCTCTTAAAATATCTTTCGCACTTTCCACGACCTTACTCTCTGCTGCAGTCATCCCCGACTGGCCAGTGATCAAAAACTCCCTTTCGATGTCCCTGACCAAACTGCGGTGATCCGGCGTGGCCGATAGCAGGCCAGGTCGCAGCTGGCTGAAAACTCAATCTTTACACTTTCTTATTTATCAGAAATGCATTATTATTTTATTTCTTAAAAGCAAATAAGAGTTCTCCACCGCGCGGACATTATTTTTGCTCGATCACGTTACCACCAAGGCCATCATAGTATGTTTAAACGTAATACCCTTTCCGTTTTTGCGTCAAGCTGCACTATGTTGGCGGCCCTGTCACTGACCGGCTGCGCTGTCAATAAAGCCACCAGCTCGCTCAGCCCGGGAACCGATCTGAACAGCATCAAAAGCGTCTACGTGGTGAAGTTGCCGCAAGACGGGCGCCATATCGACAAGATCATCAAGGCTAATCTGGAAAAGCGCGGCTATGTGGTGACCAACGGTCCTGTATTGGCGGGACCGTACAACGCCGATGTCGCCGTCACGTACGCCGACAAGTGGGTGTGGGATATCACCATGTACATGGTGGAACTGAGCGTCAACTTGCGCGACCCGAAAACCGGCTTCCCGCTTGCCACTGGCAATTCCTTCCATACCTCGATGGCGCGCAAGTCGCCCGACGAAATGGTCGATGAAGTGCTGAATAATATTTTTTCCGCCTCGCCGCAGTAAATCCTGCGGTTTGCTGCCTGCGGCAAACCGCGCCGTGTTCACTCATCCACGACCCATATCATGAAAAAAATTCTGCCATTCCATGCAGCGCGCCTGCTCGCCATCCCTGTCGTTGCCACTCTGCTGGCACTGGGCGGTTGCGCATCACCCGTCACCTATCAGGCAATGGTGCCGGTGACACTGAAAGTAAGCCAGCAACACCCACAATCGGTGTCAGTGGCGGCGCTCGGCGGCAGCGGCACCGACACCCTGGGTAAATCGCAGATCGACAACGCGGAACTGGCGAAAGCGGTCACCGAAGCGATCAACCAGACCAAGACCTTTTCGCGCGTGGTGCCCGGCAAGGGCGGCGACTACCTGCTGACCGTCAACATCGTCAACGTCGTCCAGCCCAATTTCGGCTTTTCCTTCACTGTGGGCCTGGAAATGGGCTGGACACTGATACGCGCCAGCGACAGCGGCAAGGTATGGCAGGAAGCCATCAAGTCGGAATACACGGCCAGCGCCACCGACGCCTTCGCAGGAACCACACGCCTGCGCCTGGCGACGGAAGGTGCGGCACGTAACAATGTCGAGCAGGGCCTGCGCAAAATCGCTGAGCTGAAACTGTAAGTCACCGCACAGCCGGCTTTCCTGGCGGACCTGCCGCTATGCCTCGTTGCCCAGCACCTCCAGCGCCGCCACCAGCCGGTCCAGCTCTGCAGTGGTGGTGGTGACGGCCACCGTGGCGCGTACGATATCGGTGTCGCCGATATTGCGTTCCACCGTGAAGATGCCAAAGCGCTGCAGCAAGGCCTGCTGCAGCGCGCGCGCGTCCATGCCGTCGATGGCGAACGCCACCAGCGCCGTGCCGCGCACCGCATCCAGTGGCGACAAGATTCGCACGCCGGGCAACTGCGCCACCCGTTCGACCCAGTAATTGCGCAGCCAGGCCAGGCGTTCGTTCTTGGCTGGCGTGCCACCCAGGCGCTCATGAAAGTCGAGCGCGGCGGGTGCGGCCAGGATGGCGCTGATCGGCGGCATGCCCATGTGCAGACGACAGCGGATATCGTCCAATGGATAATCGTCGTCGCCAAAATGCGGCTCGATCTTGTGCAGCTGCGCGGCGCGGATATACACAAAGCCCAGCCCCGGCGGAGCACCCAGCCATTTATGTAAATTAAAACCGGCAAAATCGACATCCATCGCGCGCACATCGAGCGCCACCTGCCCCAAGGCATGGGCGCTGTCGAGCACGACATCGATGCCGTGTTCGCGCGCCAGCGCAATCAAGGCGCGCAGCGGCAACTGCTGGCCATTGGCCGGCGTCACCTGCGACAGCAACAGCAGTTTCGGCCTGACGGCCTGGCGCATGGCTTGCGCGTAACAGGCGATGATCTCGTCATCGCCGATGGGCAAGCGCAATGTGACTTGCGTGCTGGTGACGCCACGGCGCTGCGCCAGCCAGCGCATGGCCGTGCGCGTGGCCGGATAATCGAGATTACTCCACAACACCGTATCGCCGGGCGCCAGGCCATGGTATTGCGTGATCAGCACCTGCATGGACTCGGTGCCGCTGCGGGTCAGCAGGATCTCGTGCGGTTCGGCGTGGATCAGCGCGGCCAGGCGCTGGCGCAGGATATCCACATGCGTGCGCGTGAATTCGCCGCGCACGAAGGGACTCAGCTGCTCATTCGTGTAGCGCACGGCCTGCTCGAAGGCGGCTTGCACGGGCGCGGCCATGGCGCCGAAATAGCCATGCTCCAGATTGACGATGGCGTCCGGCGGCGCGGGATACAACGCGGCGACCTGGCGCCACCAGGCCTCGTCACGTGCGGCACCGTCGGCGAGCACAGGGAAAGACATGGCGACCCTGTTCAGGCCTGGCCCTGGCGCAGCTGCTCGAAGAAGCAGACGGCGGCGCAGGCGGCCACGTTCAGCGATTCGATCTGGCCCAGGTGCGGAATGACCACCTGGTGCGTCGCCATCGACAGCAGGTCGTCGGCCACGCCCTGCCCTTCATGGCCGAACAGCCAGGCGACGGGCTGGCGCAGGTCGACGTCGTACAGCTGCTTCGTGGCGTAGCCGCTGGTGGCGAGTGTCGCCACCTTCGCGTCGGCGACCAGTGCCGCCAGATCGACGTTTTCAAAGATGTCGAGCACGAAGTGCGCGCCCATCGCCGCGCGCAGCACCTTCGGCGACCAGCAGAAGGCCGTGCCGGCGCTGCAGTACACCTGCGTGATGCCGGCTGCCGCCGCGCTGCGCAGGATGGAGCCGACATTGCCCGGGTCTTGCAGGTTATCGAGCAGCACGGCCGATACGCTCAGGGGCTGCGTGACGGCCCGTTCAGGCGTCTCGATGAGGAACATCACGCCCACGCCGTGTTCGACCTGGCTCACCGCGTGGTACAGCGCGTCGGGCAAGCCCAGTACATGCGCGCGCTGGCTTTCCAGCTGGCCGACGATCTCCATCACTTCCGGATTGCGCAAGGCGCCTTCGCTGACGATGCACTGCTCCGGCATGCCGCGCAGCTGCAGATACGACTGGCACAGGTGCACGCCGTCGAGCAGGGTGCGGCCGGACTTGCGGCGCGCCTGCGAACTGCCCGCCAGTTTCAACAGCTCCTTGTATTGCGCGTTGTCGCGCGAGGTAATCGTCTTCATGCCACCACCTCCTGCGCGCCAAACAGGGCGATCACATTGCGCACGGGCGCGAACGAGCGGCGGTGCACGGGCGAGGCGCCGTGCAGGTGCAGGCGTTCCAGGTGCAGCTTGGTGCCATAGCCCTTGTGCTGGTCGAAGCAGTACTCGGGATAGGCCGCGTGCAGGTGCACCAGGGCCGCGTCGCGCGCCGTCTTGGCCAGGATCGAGGCGGCGGAAATCGAATCGACCTTGTCGTCGCCACCGATGATGGCCATGCCGCGTATCGGCATCACGGGGCAGCGGTTGCCGTCGATCAGGGCCAGGGTCGGCACGGTACTCAACGCCTCGACGGCGCGGCGCATGGCCAGCATCGACGCCTGCAAAATGTTCAGGCGGTCGATTTCCTCTTCCGACGCTTCGGCGATGGCCCAGGCCAGGGCCTTGGCCTTGATTTGCGGCGCCAGCAGGTCGCGCTTGGCTTCGCTGAGTTTTTTCGAGTCGCGCAAGCCGTCGATCGGCTGACTCGGGTCGAGGATCACGGCGGCGGCGAAGACGGGGCCGGCCAGCGGACCGCGGCCTGCCTCGTCGACGCCGCAGATGATTTCATCGAGCGAGAATGGCAAGTCGTCAAACAGGCCGGGATAGATATTTTTCACGTTGAATCTTTGGTTGGTAATGCGCTTGGAGCGGTGATTGGAGTTACTTGCGGTTGGCGGCGATGACTTGCATGACGGCGTTGGCGCTCTCGCGCGCGCTGTCGCGCAGCAGGCTGTGGTGCATGTCCGTGAAGCGCTGCACCAGGCGCAAACGGCCCGGCACGTCGCTCAGCTGCTGCCACATGGCCTCGGCCAGTGCTTCCGGGCTGGCCGCGTTTTGCAGCAGCTCGGGCACCAGGTAGTCGCGCGCCAGGATGTTGGGCAGCCCAATCCACGGCTGGTAGCCCATGTGGCGCATGATTTCCCACGAGGCGCGCATCATCTTGTAGGCGATGACCATCGGCTTCTTGTACAGCGCCACTTCCAGCGAGGCCGTGCCGGACGCCACCAATACCGCATCGGCGGCGCAGATGGCCGTGTGCGAGCCGCCGTCGGTGAGCAATATCTCGACGTCCTGCAGGCCAGCTTCACGTACCAGTTGCAGGAAGTACTGGCGCTGCTTCTCGCCGGCCATGGGCGCGACGAAACGCAGGGAGCGGTCGCGCGCCAGCAGCAGCTTGCAGGCGCCGACAAAGGCCACCGCATTGTATTTGAGTTCCCCCATGCGGCTGCCCGGCATCAGGGTCACGACATTCGCGTCTTGCGGCAAGCCCAGGGTGCGGCGCGCGGCCGCTTCGTCGGGCTGCAACGGAATCATCTCGGCCAGCGGATGGCCGACATAGGTGACGGGCACGCCCGCCTTGCGGTAGATTTCTTCCTCGAACGGGAAGATCACCAGCATGTGCGAGACGGCCTTGATGATTTTCTTGATGCGGCCACCGCGCCAGGCCCAGATCTGCGGCCCGATGTAGTGCACGGTGGGGATGCCGCCTTC of Janthinobacterium sp. PAMC25594 contains these proteins:
- a CDS encoding SPFH domain-containing protein, translating into MEVSIGSMSLILLLLALVFVFKTVNVVPQQHAWVVERLGKFHAVLGPGLNIVVPFVDRIAYKHVLKEIPLDVPPQVCITRDNTQLQVDGILYFQITDAMRASYGSSNYIAAITQLAQTTLRSVIGKMELDKTFEERDHINTAIVNAIDESAANWGVKVLRYEIKDLTPPKEILHAMQAQITAEREKRALIAASEGRKQEQINIASGEREANIARSEGEKQASINRAEGQATAIVALAQASAEALRQVGAAIREPGGEDAVNLKVAEQYVGAFAQLAKTNNSIIVPANLGDMSSLIATAMQVVKTQKPKGSVTIP
- a CDS encoding NfeD family protein; the encoded protein is MAEWVGWFVAAGAVLILELFTGTFYLLMIAIGISAGGLVALAGGNGGWQAVTAAIVGVAATLLLRRSRFGRAARRDAAQDPNVNLDIGQSVAVAHWVDGAARVMYRGALWDVELIPGSDTQAGHYTIRAVRGSRLIVG
- a CDS encoding Dps family protein; the protein is MASKKPSKVAKIDIGISEADRAKIAEGLSGLLADSYTLYLMTHNFHWNVKGPMFNTLHLMFMTQYTEQWGALDLIAERIRALGYPAPGTYKEFVKLASIKEIDGVPPALDMVSHLVSAQEATARTARRLFPLLEKANDQPTADLITQRLDVHEKTAWMLRSLLEE
- the ppsA gene encoding phosphoenolpyruvate synthase, which translates into the protein MTNAVSQQQEDKDAVYVASFEHLRMTDVESVGGKNASLGEMISQLAEAGVRVPGGFATTAQAFRDFLSYSANGGLPLAERIAQRLEGLNIDDVRSLAQAGAEIRLWIVETPFQPRLAAEIDQFYAKLVADSDTEMSFAVRSSATAEDLPDASFAGQQETFLNVVGIDNVLDAMKQVFASLYNDRAISYRVHKGFTHAEVALSAGVQRMVRSDLGAAGVMFTIDTESGFKDVVFVTSSYGLGETVVQGAVNPDEFYVHKPMLEKGKSPVIRRNIGSKLLKMEFTNEAKAGRSVKTVDVPVEMRNRYSLNDSEVVELAKYAVIIENHYGRPMDIEWGKDGRDGKLYILQARPETVKSQQKATDVQERFKLKSTGTVLTSGRAIGQKIGAGPVRVIHDPADMERVQPGDVLVADMTDPNWEPVMKRAAAIVTNRGGRTCHAAIIARELGVPAVVGCGNATDVLKDGTFVTVVCSEGDEGKIYDGLLETEVSEVSRGELPKLDTKIMLNVGNPQLAFDFQSVPNAGVGLARLEFIINNNIGVHPRAILEYPNIDADLKKAVESVARGHASPKAFYIDKLAEGIATIAAAFWPKKVIVRLSDFKSNEYKKLIGGSRYEPDEENPMLGFRGAARYLSADFSEAFNMECEAMKRVRNDMGLTNVEIMVPFVRTLGQAEKVIDLLAKNGLKRGENDLRVIMMCEVPSNAILADQFLDHFDGFSIGSNDLTQLTLGLDRDSGMELLAADFDERDPAVKALLSLAIKACLARGKYIGICGQGPSDHPDFAVWLMEQGIESMSLNPDSVIDTWQKLAALKA
- a CDS encoding pyruvate, water dikinase regulatory protein translates to MTQDPRPPLPSAARTVFFVSDGTGITAETFGHSVLTQFDLRFRQIRLPFIDTMDKAYEAARKINEAFVTDGQRPIIFSTLVKNDLSAVIRKSSGMHMDLIQTFVAPLEQELGVMSTHTIGRSHNIVDSEEYKNRIEAINYSLAHDDGQSHKNLSSADVILVGVSRSGKTPTSLYLAMQYGIKAANYPLIPDDFERDKLPSALLEFKNKIFGLSITPERLSEIRNERRAGSKYAAIENCRYEVNEAEKMMKREGIRWLSSTTKSIEEISTTILQEIKPNRREY
- a CDS encoding DUF4136 domain-containing protein, with amino-acid sequence MLAALSLTGCAVNKATSSLSPGTDLNSIKSVYVVKLPQDGRHIDKIIKANLEKRGYVVTNGPVLAGPYNADVAVTYADKWVWDITMYMVELSVNLRDPKTGFPLATGNSFHTSMARKSPDEMVDEVLNNIFSASPQ
- a CDS encoding aminotransferase class V-fold PLP-dependent enzyme, with product MSFPVLADGAARDEAWWRQVAALYPAPPDAIVNLEHGYFGAMAAPVQAAFEQAVRYTNEQLSPFVRGEFTRTHVDILRQRLAALIHAEPHEILLTRSGTESMQVLITQYHGLAPGDTVLWSNLDYPATRTAMRWLAQRRGVTSTQVTLRLPIGDDEIIACYAQAMRQAVRPKLLLLSQVTPANGQQLPLRALIALAREHGIDVVLDSAHALGQVALDVRAMDVDFAGFNLHKWLGAPPGLGFVYIRAAQLHKIEPHFGDDDYPLDDIRCRLHMGMPPISAILAAPAALDFHERLGGTPAKNERLAWLRNYWVERVAQLPGVRILSPLDAVRGTALVAFAIDGMDARALQQALLQRFGIFTVERNIGDTDIVRATVAVTTTTAELDRLVAALEVLGNEA
- a CDS encoding RNA methyltransferase, whose protein sequence is MKTITSRDNAQYKELLKLAGSSQARRKSGRTLLDGVHLCQSYLQLRGMPEQCIVSEGALRNPEVMEIVGQLESQRAHVLGLPDALYHAVSQVEHGVGVMFLIETPERAVTQPLSVSAVLLDNLQDPGNVGSILRSAAAAGITQVYCSAGTAFCWSPKVLRAAMGAHFVLDIFENVDLAALVADAKVATLATSGYATKQLYDVDLRQPVAWLFGHEGQGVADDLLSMATHQVVIPHLGQIESLNVAACAAVCFFEQLRQGQA
- the rnhB gene encoding ribonuclease HII — its product is MKNIYPGLFDDLPFSLDEIICGVDEAGRGPLAGPVFAAAVILDPSQPIDGLRDSKKLSEAKRDLLAPQIKAKALAWAIAEASEEEIDRLNILQASMLAMRRAVEALSTVPTLALIDGNRCPVMPIRGMAIIGGDDKVDSISAASILAKTARDAALVHLHAAYPEYCFDQHKGYGTKLHLERLHLHGASPVHRRSFAPVRNVIALFGAQEVVA
- the lpxB gene encoding lipid-A-disaccharide synthase translates to MASSADRSSDLSVAIVAGEVSGDLLASRLLSGLVPQLPGARFHGIGGEHMARQGFVSDWPLDKLTVRGLFEIIPRYREIKGIQNALRDQLLAERPAVFIGADYPGFNLGLEQQLKEGGIPTVHYIGPQIWAWRGGRIKKIIKAVSHMLVIFPFEEEIYRKAGVPVTYVGHPLAEMIPLQPDEAAARRTLGLPQDANVVTLMPGSRMGELKYNAVAFVGACKLLLARDRSLRFVAPMAGEKQRQYFLQLVREAGLQDVEILLTDGGSHTAICAADAVLVASGTASLEVALYKKPMVIAYKMMRASWEIMRHMGYQPWIGLPNILARDYLVPELLQNAASPEALAEAMWQQLSDVPGRLRLVQRFTDMHHSLLRDSARESANAVMQVIAANRK